TCTTCGTTGTGGGTGCCGATGAACACGGCCAGAGAATCCAGGCGGTCGAGGCAGAAGTGCAGTGCGTCGTTATAGTCTTCATCGGCCGAGGTTTTGTCTGGCTGGATGGGGGAATCGTAATTGAATTCTTCGGCTCTTTTGCGCTCCTTCTCCATATATGCGCCACGCACGAGTTTTGCGCCGAGGAGGTAGCCGTTGGCCTTGGCGAGGTCAAAGGATTTTTTGAGATACTCCAGGCGGTCGTGGCGGTACAGCTGGAAAGTATTATAAACGAATACGTTGCCTTTGTTGAAGCCGCTCATCATCTCATCGGTGAGATCATCGACCGGTTGTTGCACCCAGGATTCTTCGGCATCTACCAGCACGGCGATCTTGGCTTTGGCGGCGGCGGCGCAGATGGTGCGGATGCGTTCGCGGACGCGGTTGAACTCAGCCTGTTCGTCGGCGTTGAGGGCCTGGCCGGCGTGAATTTTTTCCAGCAGTCCGAACCGGGCGAAGCCGGTTACCTTGATGGGCAGGAACGGGATGTAGGGTTTGCCGGCGGCGAACTGGATGGCGCGGAGGAACTCGGGCACGGCGTTATCATAGTTATCTTCCCCTTCGAGGGCTTCCACCCCGTAATCAAGCGCTACGCCCACGCCATAACGGCCCAGGGCTTCTGCGGCGCGGACGGCTTCTTCCAGGGATTCGCCTCCGCAGAAATGATTGAAGATGGTGCTTTTGATAATGCCTTTTACGGGAAGGCGCAGTTTGAAGGCGAGCGGCGTGGCAAAGGCGCCGAATTTCACCAGCCAGGGCTTGCCGATATTGCTGAACAGAAAGTTCGCTCTCTTCAGTGCTTTATCCGACATATGCTCGAAGGCAATGGCTGTATTCTCAAACGATAACGGTTGGTGTGGTTCCATGGGCGGCAAAGTTAAGGGGAACCGCCGTTTCTAAAAAAATCTGATTTTTCTTATGATTTTTTTCTGACATACAACAGATAGAACCAGTAAGCGGTTCAGCTGATTTTTTATTATATTGTAGCCGGGACTTACAACAAATCTTTTTATTCCCAACCATGAGTGCACGCATTAAGCAAAACAGACGGCCACGTTTTCCACTGTATATGAAAAAGCGGCGCAACTGGCAACCTACCGCCCTTGCGCTGATCCTTGTCATGCTTATAGTCGGCGGCGTGTTGTACTACCTGGCCGGCCGCCACCAGCGCAGCTCCGGCATGTTGCAGCCCGGTATCCGGTATACCTTGTACCAGAGCCGTTACGGGGAAAGAAAGGCGGTACGCCTGCCCGACAGCACGCTTGTCATCCTCAATTCCCGATCCCGCCTGTATATGCCCGAAGGTTATCCTGGCCTGCGCGAACTGGTGCTCGACGGGGAAGCTTTCTTTTCGGTGCCGGATGGGCCGAAGCTCACAGTTTGGACTGACAAACTCAAGACAGTTACGCCCGGCGCGACATTCCGCCTGCATAGCCTCGAATCGCAGCAGGGCGCGTTTTGCTATGTGCTCAGCGGTTCGGCCCACGTCCGGAAATCTTACCACTCGCCATCCGACAATCAGCCGGAAGACCTCCTGGCCGGGCAGAGCGTGCTCGCCAATAAAATGATCGACCTGATGGAAAAAGAGACGTTCGAGCTGGAAGAACAGCGCGATTGTTTGAATAACCGGCTGGTGTTCCACAATACGCCGCTGCCTGCAGCGTTAAAGAAGATGGAAGACTGGTATGGTGTGGAAATGGAAGTGAAAGGCAAACGCAGCGATCCCTCCCGCAATATCACCGGCGAATTCAGCAAGGAAACCCTGCACGAAATGCTCGACGCCCTGCAGGATAGCATCGGTTTCACCTACCGCATTACCCGCGACAAAGTCGTGATCAAATTTTAAATAAGTCAGACCCCATATCCTCTGGAAAAATGCTACGGATGGGGCAAATAGAAAAGGGTGACGCAAAGCGGAAGCTTTCGTCACCCTTCTGTATTTTTCAGGCCCGGCGTGATTACCACTCGCGTTCTTCCACTGGCAGGTTGCGGATGAAATTATCGAACATATCGCCGTCGTAATCGCTGTAGGCGCCATAAGCGTTGATGATGTACCCTTGAATCCCGTCGTTGTTTTCCAGGAGGTAGAGCACGGCGGAATCGTCCGGGTTGGATTCTCCTTCGAACCGGTAGGTGCGGATGATCTTCACACCTTCGGCGCTGAAGGTCCGGCCGGAGTCGGAATCGAGGAGGTTCCCATCTTCCATCAGGCGCAGTTCATGGTCCACGCCCCTTTCTTTCAGCACTTCCATTACGTCTGATAGCGTCGTCATATTGTGTCCAGGTTTTGTTATCATATCGTGCAGCATTTTAATTGATCCACTTATCAACAAAACAAAGGGCCGGGCCAATTGTTTATCAGCTCAGTTCCATGCCAACGCGTTTCAGCAGTTCGAGCGTTTTGCGCACGCCTACGTCTTCCGCGTCTTTCGACCCTTCGTATTCGATGCCGATAAAGCCGGTATATCCCGCATCTTTCACAATTTGCAGCATTTTCCGGTAATCGGTGGCCGTTTCGTTGCCATTGGCATCAAAATCATGTGTTTTGGCACTTACACCTTTGGCGAAGGGCATCAGTTCCGTTACGCCTTTGTAACGGTCGTACTCTTCGAGGCATTTGGTGGCGGCCCATGCTTCGGGTGTGTTGGCGGTAGGCTCTGTGCGTTTGATGCAGAAGTTGCCGAAGTCGGGCAGGGTGCCGCAACCGGGCTTGTTGACGCCTTTCATCACATCGCTCAGCCAGATCCCATTGGAGGAGAAACCGCCATGGTTTTCCACGATTACGCCGATATTGAAATCTTTCGCAAAGTCGGTCAGGCGGCCGAGGCCGTCGATCGCCGCTTTCTTTACTTCCTCTTCCTTACCATGGCCCGCGGCATTCACGCGAATGGAATGGCATCCCAGGAATTGCGCGGCTTCCACCCATTTGTAGTGGTTCTCTATCGCCGTAGTGCGTTTCTTCGGATCCAGATCGCCCAGCTCGCCTTCGCCGTCGCACATGATAAGCACGCTGGTAACGCCGTTATCGTCGGCACGCTTCTTCATGTCGGCCAGGTAGTTTTTATCCTTGGCTTTGTCTTTGAAGAACTGGTTCACATATTCCACCCCGGTAATGCCGTAATCTTTTTTCGCTTTTTCAGCGAAATCGAGATTGGTCATTTTACCGGACCAGATGGCGTTATGGAACGACCATTCGGCCAGGGATATTTTGAAGAAAAGGTCTTTCGCCGCGGCGTTTCCACTGGTGCTGTCAACCTTCGAGGAGTCGCCGTTGCCGGCAGTTCCCGCGTTATTGCAGGCGGAAAGGAAGGCGGGACCCAGCGATACGCCGGCGGTGAACATGCCGAGCTGGCGAAGAAAATGTCTGCGGTTCGTGGATGATGACATGGGTGTAAAAATTTGAAGTAATGAAACAGTAAAGACTACACGTTGAACTCCGTGAACGTGGAAGTATCAAACAATTTAAGCAAAAAATAACAGTAAAAAAAACGGCATTCGGGACTTACGCCTGTTCCTGGCGCCAGAAATAATAATTGAGTACGGCGCGGATCTCTCCGTACCCGACATCGTCGCCGAGCTGTTCCTTCA
Above is a genomic segment from Chitinophaga pollutisoli containing:
- a CDS encoding sugar phosphate isomerase/epimerase family protein yields the protein MSSSTNRRHFLRQLGMFTAGVSLGPAFLSACNNAGTAGNGDSSKVDSTSGNAAAKDLFFKISLAEWSFHNAIWSGKMTNLDFAEKAKKDYGITGVEYVNQFFKDKAKDKNYLADMKKRADDNGVTSVLIMCDGEGELGDLDPKKRTTAIENHYKWVEAAQFLGCHSIRVNAAGHGKEEEVKKAAIDGLGRLTDFAKDFNIGVIVENHGGFSSNGIWLSDVMKGVNKPGCGTLPDFGNFCIKRTEPTANTPEAWAATKCLEEYDRYKGVTELMPFAKGVSAKTHDFDANGNETATDYRKMLQIVKDAGYTGFIGIEYEGSKDAEDVGVRKTLELLKRVGMELS
- a CDS encoding FecR domain-containing protein — protein: MKKRRNWQPTALALILVMLIVGGVLYYLAGRHQRSSGMLQPGIRYTLYQSRYGERKAVRLPDSTLVILNSRSRLYMPEGYPGLRELVLDGEAFFSVPDGPKLTVWTDKLKTVTPGATFRLHSLESQQGAFCYVLSGSAHVRKSYHSPSDNQPEDLLAGQSVLANKMIDLMEKETFELEEQRDCLNNRLVFHNTPLPAALKKMEDWYGVEMEVKGKRSDPSRNITGEFSKETLHEMLDALQDSIGFTYRITRDKVVIKF
- a CDS encoding proline dehydrogenase family protein, which produces MEPHQPLSFENTAIAFEHMSDKALKRANFLFSNIGKPWLVKFGAFATPLAFKLRLPVKGIIKSTIFNHFCGGESLEEAVRAAEALGRYGVGVALDYGVEALEGEDNYDNAVPEFLRAIQFAAGKPYIPFLPIKVTGFARFGLLEKIHAGQALNADEQAEFNRVRERIRTICAAAAKAKIAVLVDAEESWVQQPVDDLTDEMMSGFNKGNVFVYNTFQLYRHDRLEYLKKSFDLAKANGYLLGAKLVRGAYMEKERKRAEEFNYDSPIQPDKTSADEDYNDALHFCLDRLDSLAVFIGTHNEDSCMLAARLMDEKNIPHNSPRVSFSQLYGMSDNITFNLAHAGYRVSKYLPYGPVKDVMPYLIRRAQENTSIAGQMGRELGLIRKEMKRRGL